In Oscillospiraceae bacterium, the sequence GATGGGGGTGCCGCGCCCTCGCAGCACTGTATTAATCCTGCCATATTCGGCGGCTGACGTTCCGTCAAATGAATGTACCGCTACCACCGATAAAAACGCGATCAAAGCGTTCCTGTTTTTCTCATATGACTGACTGTTGTATACACCAAATTCAAGCTCCGCCAGCACAATGGAGGAAATGGTAACATCGTCATTCTTTTTGGACTCAAAAACCGACAAAACATGAGGAACGTGTTTCAGCATAAAAATACAGGTGTTGGTATCGAGCATATATTTCATAAATATTCCCTCGGAGTTTGAAGATGCTCCTGTCTTGCCGCTAAAATCGTTTCACCCAAATCGTCGCTGACAGGAGAGCTGCTTAAAAAACCCGACCATGCGCCATCTTTTGGAAATAAGAGCACAATATCTCCCACTTTGCGGATACCGACTTCGTCTCCGGAGAACCTATACTCTTTGGGGAGCCGTACAGCTTGACTTTTCCCATTGACAAACAGCTTTGCGGTTTCCATGCGAATCACCTCCTCTTGAGTATATACTATAATATATATTACGTCAAGAGGTA encodes:
- the vapB gene encoding type II toxin-antitoxin system VapB family antitoxin, translated to METAKLFVNGKSQAVRLPKEYRFSGDEVGIRKVGDIVLLFPKDGAWSGFLSSSPVSDDLGETILAARQEHLQTPREYL
- a CDS encoding type II toxin-antitoxin system VapC family toxin gives rise to the protein MKYMLDTNTCIFMLKHVPHVLSVFESKKNDDVTISSIVLAELEFGVYNSQSYEKNRNALIAFLSVVAVHSFDGTSAAEYGRINTVLRGRGTPIGIMDMLIAAHAKSMRATLVTNNTREFSRVDGLALEDWTTQS